In Mustela nigripes isolate SB6536 chromosome 2, MUSNIG.SB6536, whole genome shotgun sequence, a single window of DNA contains:
- the B3GALT5 gene encoding beta-1,3-galactosyltransferase 5 — protein MAYMKMRLLYISLVLLGALCLYFSMYSRTPFKEEPFVFKKESGNFLQLPDINCKQDPPFLVLLVTSSHEQMFARTVIRNTWGKEKNVNGKRIKTFFLLGATANKDLSKVVAQESQQHRDIIQKDFMDAYFNLTLKTMMGIEWIHRFCPQAAFVMKTDSDMFVNIYYLTELLLRKNRTTRFFTGFLKLNEFPIRDKHNKWFVSKYEYPWEKYPPFCSGTGYVFSSDVASQVYEVSESVPFIKLEDVFVGLCLAKLKIRLEELHSEQTFFPNGLAFSTCRFKKIVACHFVKPRNMLSYWQALENSLEDECPAV, from the coding sequence ATGGCTTACATGAAGATGCGCCTGCTGTACATTTCCCTGGTGCTCCTGGGAGCCCTCTGTTTGTATTTTAGCATGTACAGTCGGACTCCTTTTAAAGAGGAGCCGtttgttttcaagaaagaaaGTGGGAACTTCCTCCAGCTTCCAGATATCAACTGCAAGCAGGATCCCCCTTTCCTCGTCCTGCTGGTGACCTCCTCCCATGAACAGATGTTTGCTCGCACGGTCATCCGGAACAcgtgggggaaagaaaagaatgtgaacGGAAAACGCATAAAAACCTTCTTCCTTCTGGGGGCCACAGCCAATAAGGACCTGTCGAAAGTCGTCGCGCAGGAAAGCCAGCAGCATCGCGACATTATCCAGAAGGACTTCATGGACGCCTACTTCAACCTGACCCTGAAGACCATGATGGGTATCGAGTGGATCCACCGCTTCTGTCCTCAGGCGGCTTTCGTGATGAAAACAGACTCGGACATGTTTGTCAACATCTACTACCTGACCGAGCTGCTCCTCAGGAAAAACAGAACCACTCGGTTTTTCACCGGCTTCTTGAAACTGAACGAGTTTCCGATTAGGGACAAGCACAACAAGTGGTTTGTTAGTAAGTACGAGTATCCGTGGGAGAAGTACCCGCCCTTTTGCTCGGGCACTGGCTACGTGTTTTCCAGCGATGTGGCGAGTCAGGTGTACGAAGTGTCCGAGAGCGTCCCGTTCATTAAACTCGAAGACGTCTTCGTGGGGCTCTGCCTGGCGAAACTGAAAATCAGGCTGGAGGAACTCCACTCGGAGCAGACCTTTTTCCCAAACGGACTGGCCTTTTCCACGTGTCGTTTTAAGAAGATTGTGGCCTGCCATTTCGTCAAGCCTCGCAACATGCTCAGCTATTGGCAGGCTCTGGAAAATTCCCTGGAAGACGAGTGTCCAGCTGTCTGA